ACAGCCAAGAACGgtgtccttcttctcccctcaGGCACCTCAGCAATAGTCACGCAAGTGGCATTACCTGGCaacgccttcttctcttggtACTCGCTCAAGCTTCCCTCGGGATCAAGCTCAAAGTATACTAACTCGGCCGTACTCAAGGCAATGACGACCTGCCGCTGGTTCGTGGTAGCAGCAACAATGGTTTGTCCTGGAGGAGCAGGCCATTCATCTACTCGATCGGCAGCTCGAATGTGTCGAAGACCGTAAGGGTGAACCTGTAGAAGACCGGCGTTACCAAGTTGCTGAACAGCAAGAGTAGGGCCTGAAGAAAGGAACCCAGTGTCGTTGACTTCTTCAATAGTTTCACCGATAGAAAGGACCAAAGTGCCGTTGGGGAAAGACAGGACAATGTAGGAATCGTATTCATCTGAATTGATGTCAGTATCTCACAACTAACTTTATCTAGGCCAACTAACCATCTTCAGTCAGTTTCAATGTCCAGACGTTGGTGGGCACACCGGGCAGTGGCGAGCTAACCATCTCCGCAACATCCAATCCGTGTTTCAACGTCCTAAACGTACTTCTGGCACCGCGTCCACAAGCTGCATATATTTGGGGAGTGTCAGAACTGGCGCCGAGAAGGTTGACGACGTGGGCATCAGTTATGGGGTCCAAAGAAGGAACATTGtcaacaaggagaaggttaCGAAGAGGTTGTGGGTCAAAGAAagcaaagggaagaggtCCATCAATATTACCATTCTCAGGGTAATCGGTAGATGACCACTCTTGCTCGCCGTCATCTTCCGCAAGGCTCTGGAACTGGTACAAATTTCTGCGGCAAATTCAGGATGATTCGGTAGTTCTTAAGGTTGCACTTACTGGTCACTGAACTCGCTGGCCACGTAGATATAACCTCTCTTCAAGATACAAAGACTGTTTGCCACAGGGACGGTGTCAAAGTACTTGATCTTGAGTGCAACAACATCTTCACCGTTGTGTTCGATCCAGACCTTGTACAGGTCACCATCCTCAGACTGAAgtaagaagaaaaaggcacCCTATTGTTTGTCAGTCGCAGTTCTTTTTATTTAGACTTCTAAGAAGTGTACCTTGATTTTGTGCATGACCGCTGAAACGATGATTAAGCCTCGACTTTTGTCACCTCTTTGCACAAGAGGATTTCGCCGTCTAGGGATGGGTATTCTGTGAGCCTCAACATCCATGTGCTtccagatgatgtggtcCTCCGTGCAGACAAGAACACCTGAAGGGCCTTCAAATCTGTCAGAGTTGGCGTTTTGGCCACCGGGAACTTGAGAGCTGTCAGCATGCCAATGCCCAGGAAAATGGCAGCGTCTCACCTTGCACCAGAAGATTTGCCCGTCTGTCTGTGGGTTCACTCCATTTCCGCACAACGTGGTTCAATCCAAGATCCAACTCGTAGAACGTTAAATGCTATACGTATAGATTAGTGATGCCTTAGACGGCTTTGAATTTTCTCACCTTCTGAGCATTTTCGTACGCCTCTCCTGTAGGGTCCTGATCGGATTCGGAGTAGTCAATTTCTAAAGCAGCATACAAAGGGTTGTCATATCCCTAGATAATTTTAGCTTTTTTAGATTTTCGCATATCCAGACCAAAACCCACCTGGTCAACGCCGACTACGTGAGTCACGAGAGTATGATTCTTGTGGGCCtcaagaggagaagatggataaAGCTTTCCTTCAGTATTTCTGTTCAAGACATACACCAGCTTTGTCCTAACAGCAATTGGCACTGTTAATGGCTTTTTTTATTCAATTTGTCTTTACACGTACTTTTCCAAACTAGAAAAAGGTTAGCCATATAAACAACATGAATGGGAACGAGACTCACGACCCAACAAGACAACTTCTACCTTTGGGGTCAACGGCCAAGAATTGGCCAGGGACGATACGTCTAAATGTTCTATTTTAGCATCCTTCCCTCTAGTCTACTCGCAGGTATTTTCCATTTCTATTCGCCCCAAACTCATTTCGATTCCCTCCAAGCCCGTACGGTTCACACATCACTCACCTGCTACCACTCTTCCCGAAAACCTCCTGATACAGGCTCTCAAAATGCGGTGTGGGCGAGATGACAAATTCGAGAATTGATAATCTGCCGGAGTCTGACGTCGCCAAGATGTAGTCTGATTTACGCCAAGATAGTTAGCATGAATCCGCATGTCTACTAGAGCCTCATAAAATAGTTTACCTTTCGTCATACCAGCTAATCTGAATCCTGCAATATTTCTGATCGTTCCAAACGCCTGCAATATCACCAACCGTTAACATAGCTTTTCACAACCGCCCAAATTCGTAAGTCATACCTCTGTAGAGACAATAGTGTCCACTACATGCACGTCAGCCTAACCATGGAGCTGAGGTGATTTGCTTACACTGCCCGGTCGTGGCGTTCAACTTGAAAATCTCCAACTTTGTGCCTCCTCTGACGCACAGGATCTCCTGGCTTTTTGACCCGGAAAAACTGCCGACGACAGCTGTGGAGACGTTTGTCGGGGAAGATAGGgtgaggttgaggaggtgCATTGGGAAGGATGtgaggaaagtgaagaatgTGAAGAATGTTTACAAGTGTATTACGGTCCATAGCGATGAAGTGCCGCCCGGGGGAGaatggtggaggtggattATTTTGTCCCCCTCTTTTTGCCATTTTATTCAATCTCGTCGACCGATCGATATATACCTGCTGCGTGTTTTAGTATTGTACATGGGCTTCCATCTTTGTGATATTTTTATGGTGTCTTGTATTTCCCGGCCACGTTAATACACATCTTCCACATACTGTTagctcttccttccatgACCGTCCCCGCACCAAGCAGTTCTGCCCCGGCTATGAAGTCAACTCCGGTCCAGATAATTGGAACCAATTTGCCTTATCGATCAAGCAATATACCTGTAGTCGTGGTTGATGTCGAAGCAGCAATAGACACGACAGCTCATCCATCACAATATGGTTTCCGATTTTATGGACACCTTTAGCACGGGCTATGAGAGCGGAGACGAACCCTATAAGCAACCAGGACATCTAGGGTCGTAGCTACAAATACAGCGAAGCATATGACACCTGCACAGAATCACGAACGGCAAGGACATGAGGAATTTGGCTGATCAGGCCAGGAATTGGGGGAAATCCGACCAGAGACCGAGGTGCCATTCAAAATGCCAACGGTGTGAAATACTATATTTTGGGAGATATCCGTTTTCTCGGCAAAGACCTAGATGGACAGGGAGTGTCTGCACCTGGAGTTGGTATACTAACAGGACGTACATAAAAATCGTGAATTAGGAAGAAAATGCGTGCTATTGGGTCCACAAGAGAACAATTATGCCGAGATCAATATTGCCCATCCAACTCTTACTTCCAAGAATTTTTTTCGATTACATCGCCCTTCTGCTTCGAAGTCATTTCGAGCCAACGTATTCAAATCTCGAGTTACGGTATTTTCAGCTGCTTGCCGGTTATTTCGCACTCATTGCTCCCAGATGACAATTGGTAATGGCAATCAACGTGAGCTAATGATGGCGCTTGCTTTGTCCTGTCGCTGACGGAGCATTATCTGCAGTACCCGTCAGAATACCTCGTATCCATCCATGCAATGGCATTAGGTAACTTCATCATTATTTTGTTGAGTCCGTCACAACTGCAGGTCTGTTGCGAGCCAGTCAGGGCATTTTCACGGTTTGTTTTGTCATTTTATTCCACCGGAAGGACTCACGTCGCCAGTTgttttccttctcaaggcAGACACATCTAATTTAAGTACGCGGATAAGTATCCAAAGTACAGAGTCCAGCAGATAAGCCAATTCTGCAGCTGAGTTATAGAGATTCTGTAAATGGAGCTCGCTGACtaaggaggagggataCTGATGATGTTCCTCAATGTAGgctccctcctcccctccacAGCGATAAGAAGTTAACCAACGGTTCTGCGATATCAATCGCAACAGGATGTGCATGGACTTTTCGATACAACGCTGTCAGTTCTGGGAAGTATGTGCTATCTAGCGTACAATATGACACCGACAATGGACGGTCGATGATCTTTTTGATTTAATACTCAAACTACAGGTACAACAACAAGACCGGCTAACTATTCTTGGGACCTGACGGCCTCATCTATATGCCACATGAGGTCGATTATTGAAAGGAATTGGAAATCACACGGATGGTGCTCCAGGCATTCAAGATTAGTGGTGTAAAAAGCTTTAGAACATGCAAAGCTCTCCTAAAGAAATCAATACCTGTGGGTCATATCATCAATTTCGCATTGCTAGGTCATTTATGGCCGTCGGTTATTATCCATATCACAACTCACTATCTGCGCCTCCGGTCGGCCCATATCGCATGGGCCTCCTCGAAGCTCTCGCCATCTCGTAGAATACCACTGAATGACCTGTCGTTCTCGAGGAGACCTGAGGTAATATCTCCCATTAGTATTTTGGGACATAACGATCGATGCCTAGATACCTTTCACTTACAAAGTTCTGCCCGAGAATGAGCGCTGCTTCATTAACCCCATAAAATATTGTACTTCGCTTAGCCATGTTCTGAACCCCATCGGCCCTTGTACTACTGCCAATGGCTCTAGTAGTCTGCTCAAAACAAAATCTCATCAGTTCGTCTTTTCTATTTTGCTGAGATTTCCACAAACCTGTTCAAAACATCAAGATATGCTTCTGTCGACACGGGGGCTCTCTTTAACCTTGACAACTCCATTTGTACGCTCATCAGCGACATATTCGCCATTTTGGCCTGTGATGCCGAAAAATGCCCCATGGgccgaggagaagaaaacatCATCTTGGTTATATGGTAATGTGAGTGGGTGACTTATATGTTGAGCTAGAACTCCTCGGTCAGGTAATGGACTATACCTGGCTGTAAGTGCAGTCGACCGGCGAACTGGGTAGAGAGGCCTTGAACTTCTGTCTTGACTCTCCGTTTGAAATTTTTCAAAGCTCCACTAACAACAAAGGAGCTCAAGATAGTCAGGAAGTTTTTGGGTATGTCTTTTAGCAGAGGAGATCACTCTCTTTATCTTGTTGTTGACTTCAAGTctctttgtctttgaaAATCAATCTTGAGTCTCCGCTTTGCGGGGTTTCTTTTACAGTATCGGAAAGTGTGAATGTCTGACTGGTTTATGAACTAAAACCTGAAGGCCAAGCTAATGAGCTCACACTTTATTAGCTGCACATCATCACAGAGCGAGCCAAATGAAAGGTAGATCACTCCCATTATCAACTCAAGACTAAAGTATGCCAGCTGCTTTATCCTCATTTGTCCCAcccccctttcccttcttcctgatcTCTCTGCAGTCCCTGACAGGATCCCTTCTATCAACATCGCTTACGGTTGAGTGTCATTCGTTTCTCCAAGCGTCGTGACAGTCAGATGCGTCGTAGCTTAAATACACAACAAAGGATAGAGTTTGTCGTAAAAGTTCTTTTATCAGAGGTCCTCGTGGCTGGATCGGCCCGCTTTCATTAATGAGTGGCGATGAGTTGAACAGCAGAAAGGATCTTCAGGTTGAATGATCCTTGAGTTAGTGGGCAGGAGCGGGATGCACACAGCACACAGATGTACCGGTTTCCCATCACTGCACACGGCCTTTTTCAGCAAAAGGAGCAAGACGACTGGACTTCTTCTGGTTTTACCATCCTGTGTCCTGCCCATTAAGTAATGGCTAGGGGGTGAATTTGCTGTACGATACAACCGCATCGGTTTGAACAGTAATCCGAAGGGGCGGTAAGCCCAGATAACGGTGTGCTCGATGATCATCAACGGCTTCTTATGTTATGGCTGTTGTATGATTATTAGCAAGTAGGAGCTCTCGGATTTCGAATGTTGAATGCCAGCTAGTCGACAAATGATAACATTAAAGAATGATGGGTATTTAATTAGATTATAATATATGATGCTTTAAAAGTGCTGGAACAATCACCTGGAAGAATAcgggaagatgatgcaaGGTAAGTGATCAGCGGCTTCTGCCAATTACTTCATGGCTGCCATTCTTGATGAAAGGAATTAATGCTTAAGCAGTCATTGATCTGAGGTGATGCCAAACTCGTATGGATTCTTAATGTGGTTTAATTTATCGGCCAAAGGCCGCCATTTTTCGAGTCATCTTGCAATGTAATAGATAAAGGGCCATGTTTGAGGAACAAATGACAGGATCTTTCACACTATCTTTTATTAGATTTGATGTCTTCTGTCGCTTGCATGCTCCTATCAAACTGATGCTGTACACGATACAATATTATGAGTTGAATCCAAAACGAATGAGTGATTAATTATGTGATGGCTGAAATCAATGTCAGCAAAGGCCTTCATTTAGAAACGAACGATTGACTCACTGTACTTGGGACCGCCACCGCCTTCAGGAACATCCCAGGTAATATCTTGAGTAGGAGTCTTAATGGAACATGTCTTACACTGGATTTTTACGTCAGTATCGTTGCTTCGTCTCAGACATCGTATGAAGAGTACTCACGTGTATACAGTTCTGTGAGTTGATCACAAACTTCTTGCCATCTGCGTCTACTTCGCTACCTTCTGCATCCGCATACTCGTAAACTGCGGCAGGGCAGACCCTGCCCAAAAGGCCAGCGTAATCTACAATGGCTGGTTAGCCCCTTCGTTCAGACATATGTTAAGCTTTTATGCTTACCCTCAACATTGATCTTGGTGTGCAAAGCCTTGGCACCTTCAACATTAGGCAACCTCAGGTGCACCGGTTGATTCTCAGCGTGGTTGGTACCCGTCATAGAAACAGAAGTAAGAATGTCGAAAGAGAGTTTGCCATCAGGCTGAGGATAATCGATAGGCTTCTCCTCACTTCAATCCCCCGTTAGCTACTATCAATACCACTAGTGTAATACGATGGGCAGATTTACCTGGCCTTCTTGGTAGCTTCATAATCCTCCACAGAGTTCCTAAATGTCCAAGGCACGCGCCCCTTCAAGATCAAACTGTCCAAGCCAGAATAGGCCATACCGCCCCAAAGACCGAGGGGGTTGTGGAAAGATGGCCTGAGATTTCTGACTTCCTTGAGTTCGGACCAGATCCAAGAGTTCTCGATGGCGGCGGCGTAATTAGACATGTCGACGGGATTAGTGTCCAGGGAAGTCTCTTCGTTAGACACGGCAGAGGTGATGGCGGCGAAAGCAGACTCGGCGGCGAGCATACCCGACTTCATGGCGTTATGAGTACCTTTGATCTACAAGTCTATTAGCCTATGATCTTGAGAGGTGGTATTAACTACTGACCTTGGGGACGTTGAGGAAACCAGCAGAACATCCGATCAAAGCACCACCAGGGAAGTGCAACTTCGGTATGGACTGAAAGCCTCCCTCATTCAAAGCTCGAGCACCGTAGGCAATACATTGACCATctttgaggatgttggCGAAGAATGGGTGGTGCTTCATTCGCTGGAGCCGCTATCAGTCTCTACACTCAATCCAGAATGAGAATGATCATCACTCACTTGGAACTCCTTATAAGGTGAAAGGTAGGGATTTTGGTAGTCAAGACCAACGACCAGACCAATGCTGACCATGTTGTCCTCCATGTGGTACATCCAGCTACCACCATAGGTCTTGTAATCTAAAGGCCATCCAAGAGTATGAACGACTTTTCCAGGCTCATAAACTTCGTCCTTGACCTTCCACACTTCCTTAATGCCCAGGCCGTAAGTTTGTGGGTCTTTACCTTCTCGAAGGTTGAATTTTTTCTGCAATTGCTGGGACAATGAACCATGGGCACCTTCGGCAATGAGGGTCACCTTGGCATGGAACTCCATACCAGGCTCGTAGTTATCTTTAGGGTTCCCTTCCTTATCTAATCCGACATCGCCTGTGATAACACCCTTGATGCCCTTTCCGTCCTCTGTATACAAGACCTTGGCACCAGCAAACCCAGGATATACCTCGACACCAAGTGCCTCAGCTTGCTCGCCCAACCAAGCAGTGAATCGAGAAAGGGATACGATGTAGTTGCCTTTGTTGTTCATTTGCGGAGGATGGGGTaggggaaaggatgagTTGGAGGTCAAGAATCTCATGGAGTCGGAAAGGGCAGGTTGGTTAAGGGGTGCTCCCAACTCTTTCCAATCTGGTATAAGCTCATTGAGGGCTCTCGGTTCAATCACAGCACCAGAAAGGATGTGGGCACCTGTATGATAGGAAGAAACACATTAATGGTCGGTTAAACTGCGTAGAAAGTATACACCGCAGGTCATGTGATGTTTAAACTCACCGACTTCACCACCTTTCTCAAGCACGACGACTCGGAGTTCGTCGCCACCTCGTTCTTGCTCAAGCTGCTTCAGTCTGATAGCAGCGCTGAGGCCGGCAGGGCCACCGCCGACGATGCAGACATCCACTTCATCCTGTGCCCGTTCAACGCTTTCCGGGTCGAATTTGGCTTCAGACGCGAAGGTCCGTATTCGCAGAGCTCTAAGTGGGCGGAGAGCTCCTGAGGAGCTGCGAGAGGCAGCTGGAAGGGTGCGATATTTTAGTAGACGTGATATGGGGGCTGTTATGGTCATTGGGGACGAGATGTTGTAGAAATGTGAATTGTAAATCCAAGATGAGTCGAAGAAAGTCTTGACTGATattttgaaggatgagTGAAAAGAGGGCTTTGATTGGACGCCGGAACCGAATTCCCGGAAGATTGGAGGTTGTTGGTATGTTATTACGTCGGGCGTCATAGATACCCTTCAACTTTGCCGAGTAATATAGCCCATTTGCACTATCATTTTATGCATACGCGCTTCCCACTACCGTCTTTCCAGCGCCTggctttctttttcaaggCATAAGAGCCCGCAAATGCATGCAGAACGGAAAAACTCAGCCAGCAACCCCTCTGTCTATCCGCGCTCTTGGGGGAAGCGGATGGCCGCCCGTAATCAATTTGTGAGAAGACCAAGAATAGCCCGCCAAACAGAAGCGAGCTGAGACCCCACAACAGCTTTTGGGTGGCGATAAGAAAGATAGACAAGAGCGTATGGtcgtctttctttctcatccttgACAATCTTGCCCCAGCTACTCTAATGAACTCTCTCATCATGCCATGTCGCTAGCCTTTGAGAGTCGCGACGAGAATTATGGGCCGTCATCTGAGTGCCCAAATTTCTTCCTAAATGTTCACCGTTCGTTATATTTGTGCAAGATTCCGGCAAAAGTTTGGCCCGTTGGCTTATCCGGTCCCCCTTTACTAAAAGCGGCCTCTCCCGATGCAGTTTTCGTGACGTCGGCATCATGCATATTATGATGTGAGCTCGTCGATGACACGTCTGGCGTTTGTATTCCTCAAAAGCAAACCCGGGCAGCCCTCGCTCAGCGCAAGTCCTCAAAACGGACAAAAGTCGAATCACTCTAGTGGGCAGGCAATAAGCGAGGCGATCAACATGAAGAACTTGACCGTTCTAGTGACTTtactttcttctcttttgctGTTTACTCCTGTGACATTTGCGGCtcaggaagagcaaaagatAGTCGTTCCATCTCAGATCCGAGGGCTGAATCCTTCACGTAAGTTCATAAATGCCAAGTGCTTTCAAACACTATGACCCTCATTGTGAATGCTAAAACTACCCCCGAAAGTGTATGACAAGTATGAGCCATCGAAACAAGGGCTTTTCCACTGCCTCGATAACTCGAAGACTATTCCCTTTTCGGCCATCAATGACGACTATTGTGACTGTCCGGATGGTTCAGATGAACCAGGAACTGCAGCCTGCAGCAATGGTCTGTTCTGGTGCAAGAATGAGGGACACATCCCTGGGTCGGTAAGGAAGAGTAGAGTCAATGATGGTTTATGTGGTCAGTAACACCGTTCATTGCCAAAGAGCTCAAGGTGTAGCTGATAGGATACAGAGCCCGAATGTTGCGATGGTTCAGATGAATGGGCCACGGGGGCTTGCCCCAACAACTGCGACGTTGTTGGTAAGGAATGGAGAGCTGCCAAGGAAGCCTCTGAAAAGATCAGAAAGACAGTAAGTGGTTTTCTGCATTCCATATTTCTTCAGTTGACAGCGGTTGCAGGGTGCTAAAGTGCGAGGAACATATATCAAATGGGCTCAAggtgagaagaaaagattggaagaagatcttgcaaagaaaagacagGAGCTTGTAACTAAAGAACAAGAGGTTGCCAAGGCAAAAGGTAAATTCTATTGGACAACTTACTGCTGGTTGGGTTGAAGGTGCTGATCCTTGTCAGCGATTCTCGACAAGACTGAAGCTCACAGCCAGGAGGATCTTGAGCGAAAGAAGCAATCACGTATGTGAAATTTCTCCAATATATTTCTCACCTCTCAATGACTCCCGTAGCCGTATACATATCCCTCCTGTCACATCGCCTCGCTCTTGCCCGTCTTCGGTCGAAGACAAACCGTCTCGAGACTGAAATCGAATCTCTTCATTCACTCCTTCGTGAAATGGCCAAGGGATACAATCCGAACTACCAAGATATGGCCGTTAAGGCTGCCGTTGTGGGATATGAAGAACTCACTGGGATCAAGTAtcgagagggagagagtgAAGGGGAGACGGAAgtgaaaaaagaggagaaggaagagggcgataaggaggaagaaatcaCTGAGCAAGAGCTCGAGGCactggaaaaggaggatttggaggcCTTGCTTCTTTCCGATACGACGGACGAAaacgaagaggatgatgaagatgatgggacTAATCTCTGTGAGTTTTGGAGTATCACACAGAGCTGCTCAAGTTGACTTAATATAGTGTGGAAACTTGATGAGTACATCCCTGATTCTCTCTATGGGTCTTGGGAACATGTCAGAGATGTCGCCATCGATTGGATGATTCGTTTCGGTCTCGCTGGCCGATCCAAGGCTAAAACATCCAGCCGAGACGGCCCTCGTAAGTGCTTTTAGCCGTTTTACGAGCGTCGAGCTAAGTACCCGGACAGAGGTTGCCGCTGCACGGGAGAAACACAAGCTGCTCAATAATGAGCTTGTCAAGTTGAATGGAGCTATCCGTGACACCGAGGATACTCTTAAGAACATGGAGTTCCACTACGGCCGAGAGGGtgaatggaagaagcttgatggAAGCTGCGTTGACAAGGTAGTAGGAGAGTGAGTAAATTCTGTTCACTGGTCATACTGTGCTCATGAGATTGTATCAGTTATACCTACGAACTCTGCTTCTTCGGAAAGGCTACTCAAAGAAGCAACAAGGATAAGTCTTCCAACAACCTTGGGTATGTGGAACTTTTTACTGTAAAGACTGCAACTAAAGCCGCAGGTAGATCTTTCAACCAATGGAACACTGCTGCAGACCAAGGCTCCCTCGGCTACTATTCTCAACAATTGTACAAAAACGGTGCCAAGTGCTGGAACGGTCCTAGCCGTAGTGTCACTGTTGATCTCTCTTGCGGCACCTCCAACGCCCTTATTTCGGTTTCTGAACCCGAAAAGTGCGAGTATAGATTCAAGGTCACCAGCCCAGCTCTCTGCTGGCCGGAGGCACCAGGCAGCCCAACAGACGAGGTGAATGTCAAAGAAGAACTctaaggaagaagacgtaTGGGTGATATGAACGGTGATTTATTTTAGAGACATGCACATGAATGAATACTGCAAGCATCATACGTGCGTTAATAGCTAATAAGGCTTAGGGCTGTCATATTGTATGCATTGCACCGACGACAGACTGGTGACTAGCAGAATATGGATTTGCCACGTGGGTGGCAATGGAAGGATGTGATTGGTAGCTGACGGGGTGTCGGTTCCCGCGTGACTGCCATGCGGATTTGACCCTTCTCGCGTGGTTTACACGATGTACGCACGATTGTTTTCTTTCGTCTGGTCAATCTGTACGATCCACTGTTTGGTTCCTTCACTCCCCCTCTGGCCCTATCCCCCCACCATGTCCCCCCCTCATACATCCCTCACTcgcccttcctctccttcctcaaacAGCGGCACCGAAGTCGTCCTTACACCCGCCACTATGGGCGAGGAAAGTCGCACGACCGTGGATGTGCATATGGAGCAGGCGGCTGAGCAGTCTGTCCAAGTCGGCGCAGAGAGGGCTACTAAGAAGGCTAAAATCTCAGATTCCGGCTCTTTTGCCCAAGAGAATAACATCGACTTTGCTGGCATTACCAACCAGCGCTTTACCGTCTTCCCGATGTTCACTGGCGCGTGGAATCAAGCCACCGAGAACAATCCTACTAGTCCTATCCCGATGCACCCTGCCAACGCCATGCAGTCTCCTAATCACCAGCAATCACAACAACAGAATGGGCTTGATCCCCTTCTTGCTCTCAGATCACCATCCGCTACTCATTCGACACCGCAAGTCAATGTCGACGTTGGCCTCACTCCCGAGCTGAGATTTCCTGATGAGACCCTTGCTTCTGCTACGGCTGGCGTATCACAAGAAACTCCACAGGGGGACCATACCCCGATCCAGGTTGATGAGTCTTCGCAACAACAGCCTCCTCCAGGTATGCTGGCTGTACCATCATCCCGCACAGGCCCAAATAATACGTCAGAGTCGGGTCAGGCcac
This DNA window, taken from Cryptococcus deuterogattii R265 chromosome 3, complete sequence, encodes the following:
- a CDS encoding pre-mRNA-splicing factor RSE1 yields the protein MHLLNLTLSSPTNVSTAVVGSFSGSKSQEILCVRGGTKLEIFKLNATTGQLDTIVSTEAFGTIRNIAGFRLAGMTKDYILATSDSGRLSILEFVISPTPHFESLYQEVFGKSGSRRIVPGQFLAVDPKGRSCLVGSLEKTKLVYVLNRNTEGKLYPSSPLEAHKNHTLVTHVVGVDQGYDNPLYAALEIDYSESDQDPTGEAYENAQKHLTFYELDLGLNHVVRKWSEPTDRRANLLVQVPGGQNANSDRFEGPSGVLVCTEDHIIWKHMDVEAHRIPIPRRRNPLVQRGDKSRGLIIVSAVMHKIKGAFFFLLQSEDGDLYKVWIEHNGEDVVALKIKYFDTVPVANSLCILKRGYIYVASEFSDQNLYQFQSLAEDDGEQEWSSTDYPENGNIDGPLPFAFFDPQPLRNLLLVDNVPSLDPITDAHVVNLLGASSDTPQIYAACGRGARSTFRTLKHGLDVAEMVSSPLPGVPTNVWTLKLTEDDEYDSYIVLSFPNGTLVLSIGETIEEVNDTGFLSSGPTLAVQQLGNAGLLQVHPYGLRHIRAADRVDEWPAPPGQTIVAATTNQRQVVIALSTAELVYFELDPEGSLSEYQEKKALPGNATCVTIAEVPEGRRRTPFLAVGCDNQTVSIISLEPDSTLDTLSLQALTAPPTSICLAEIFDTSIDKNRATMFLNIGLMNGVLLRTVVDPVDGSLSDTRLRFLGAKPPKLVRANVQGQPSVMAFSSRTWLLYTYQDMLQTQPLIYDTLEYAWSLSAAMCPDGLIGISGNTLRIFSIPKLGEKLKQDFTPLTYTPRKFISHPFNSVFYMIEADHRTYSKGAIERIVKQKESEGRRVDTLLLDLPANEFGRPRAPAGHWASCVRVLDPLANETIMTLDLDEDEAAFSIAIAYFERGGGEPFLVVGTGVKTTLQPKGCKEGYLRVYAIKEQGRVLEFLHKTKTDDIPLCLAGFQGFLLAGIGKSLRLYEMGKKALLRKCENNGFPTAVVTINVQGARIIVGDMQESTFYCVYRSIPTRQLLIFADDSQPRWITCVTSVDYETVACGDKFGNIFINRLDPSISEKVDDDPTGATILHEKSFLMGAAHKTEMIAHYNIGSVVTSITKIPLVAGGRDVLVYTTISGAVGALVPFVSSDDIEFMSTLEMHMRTQDISLVGRDHIAYRGYYVPIKGVVDGDLCESFSLLPYPKQQAIASDLDRSVGDVLKKLEQMRTSSAF
- a CDS encoding electron-transferring-flavoprotein dehydrogenase, which encodes MTITAPISRLLKYRTLPAASRSSSGALRPLRALRIRTFASEAKFDPESVERAQDEVDVCIVGGGPAGLSAAIRLKQLEQERGGDELRVVVLEKGGEVGAHILSGAVIEPRALNELIPDWKELGAPLNQPALSDSMRFLTSNSSFPLPHPPQMNNKGNYIVSLSRFTAWLGEQAEALGVEVYPGFAGAKVLYTEDGKGIKGVITGDVGLDKEGNPKDNYEPGMEFHAKVTLIAEGAHGSLSQQLQKKFNLREGKDPQTYGLGIKEVWKVKDEVYEPGKVVHTLGWPLDYKTYGGSWMYHMEDNMVSIGLVVGLDYQNPYLSPYKEFQRMKHHPFFANILKDGQCIAYGARALNEGGFQSIPKLHFPGGALIGCSAGFLNVPKIKGTHNAMKSGMLAAESAFAAITSAVSNEETSLDTNPVDMSNYAAAIENSWIWSELKEVRNLRPSFHNPLGLWGGMAYSGLDSLILKGRVPWTFRNSVEDYEATKKASEEKPIDYPQPDGKLSFDILTSVSMTGTNHAENQPVHLRLPNVEGAKALHTKINVEDYAGLLGRVCPAAVYEYADAEGSEVDADGKKFVINSQNCIHCKTCSIKTPTQDITWDVPEGGGGPKYTIT
- a CDS encoding protein kinase C substrate 80K-H; translation: MKNLTVLVTLLSSLLLFTPVTFAAQEEQKIVVPSQIRGLNPSLYDKYEPSKQGLFHCLDNSKTIPFSAINDDYCDCPDGSDEPGTAACSNGLFWCKNEGHIPGSVRKSRVNDGLCEPECCDGSDEWATGACPNNCDVVGKEWRAAKEASEKIRKTGAKVRGTYIKWAQGEKKRLEEDLAKKRQELVTKEQEVAKAKAILDKTEAHSQEDLERKKQSPVYISLLSHRLALARLRSKTNRLETEIESLHSLLREMAKGYNPNYQDMAVKAAVVGYEELTGIKYREGESEGETEVKKEEKEEGDKEEEITEQELEALEKEDLEALLLSDTTDENEEDDEDDGTNLLWKLDEYIPDSLYGSWEHVRDVAIDWMIRFGLAGRSKAKTSSRDGPQVAAAREKHKLLNNELVKLNGAIRDTEDTLKNMEFHYGREGEWKKLDGSCVDKVVGDYTYELCFFGKATQRSNKDKSSNNLGSFNQWNTAADQGSLGYYSQQLYKNGAKCWNGPSRSVTVDLSCGTSNALISVSEPEKCEYRFKVTSPALCWPEAPGSPTDEVNVKEEL